DNA sequence from the Maribacter dokdonensis DSW-8 genome:
CTATTAACTCAATAGATGCTGTAGAATCCACTTGATATTCCATTGGCTTAACATCTGTAAATGAAGTAGCGTTATATACGGCAATATTTTTAGTATCTAAACTGTCAAGTGCCATTATTTCCTCATTGGCATTATTGACCGCATTCAGTTTAGAAATAAACCAAGCATTACCATTGGCATTAGGGTTTTCAATAGGAAAGGTGTTTCCTTCTTGATCTTGCCTTACAACATACTTAATGTTCATCATATTCAAGACAGACAGATTACCGTTATAGACGTGGAAATTAAACAAATCTTGCATACCGGCAGGTTTTGCGGCATGATACCCCGTTATACTTTGATGAAAATAAGCCGTTTTAGCAGAGTCAAATCCGTCGGTTTGATCAAATACACGAAAAACACCATCATCTTTAGCAATAATTTTATCGGCAGTAGTTTCTTGAAATGGCTCAAGCATTTTACGCTTAGACACAAAATTGTCATTGTTCACATAACGTAAATCAACCCCAACCAAATCTACCACCACTAAAACACCAACAGCGATAATCAAAAAATTCATTTTCAATTTCTCTTTCAAATACAACCAGATCAATAAAGCGGTTGCCAAAGCAAACCCTAAAGAACGCAATAGATCACTTGTATAAACACTTTTACGATCTAAACGAAGCATTTCCGGAAGCTCCTCTAACCCGGTCATTCTTAAATTATCATCGGCAGCACCCACAAAATGAAAAGCTCCTTTAAATAAAAATAACACAACCCCAAGCCCTAGGATTGTAGCTGTAGCTAAGGTCAAAGATTTGATCTTATCGGCATGTGGCACCTTATCCTTAAATAGCTTTTTCAATGCCAATATTGCCAAAACAGGTACGCATAGCTCTAATATAACTTGAATGGAAGACACCGCCCTAAACTTATCGTATAGAGGAAAGTAATCTATCATAAAATCTGTCAATACACTAAAATTCTTTCCCCATGAAAGTATTAATGACAACAATGAGCCAAACAGTAGCCACCATTTATGCTTGCCTTTTACCAAAAACAACCCTAAAACAAATAGAAAGAATATCACCGCACCTAAATAAGCCGGTCCTGAAGTACCTGGTTGTTCTCCCCAATACAGTGGTAGACCACTAACAAAATCCAAGGCACTGGATCTAGCCAAACCTTTATCAATTAGGTAATTGTACGATTTTGAATTCTCACCTAAGTTTTCTTGACTTGCGCCACCAAAAAGTCTAGGAACAAATAAATTCAACGATTCAGCAATACCGTAACTCCAGTTAGTAATATAAGCTTTGCTTAATCCGCCAGTGTCCTCTTTAGGCGAACCATCGGGGTTGATCGTTAATTCACTTTTACCTCGCGTACTCCAATCAGCATATTCTTTAGTAGCCATTAACCCTGTAGCATTGGCAGCAATACCTAAAGTTACGGCTATCAACAATATACCGACCGAAGTGAAAAAATGCTTCAATTTTTTATCCTTAATGGCATATATCAAATAGACCACACCCAAAACCAATACAAGTAACATAAAGTAATAGGTCATTTGGTAGTGGTTGGCCGTAATTTCCAAAGCCATGGCCAAAGCGGTTAAAACAAAGCCCCACAGATATTTTTTTCTAAAAACCAATACAATACCACCTAAAAGCATAGGTAGATATGCCATGGCATGAGCCTTAGCATTATGTCCGGCACCTAAAATTATTATTAAATAGGTAGAGAAACCAAAGGCAAGTGCACCAATTACAGCTAACTTAAAATCCACTTTTAAACAACAAAGTAGAATATAAAAACCTATGAAATATAGAAATAGATAATCTGCCGGTCTTGGTAAAAACCGAATTAAACGGTCTAATTTTTTAATGTAATTATGTGGGTAATTTGCTCCTAATTGGTACGTTGGCATGCCCCCAAAAGCGCTATTGGTCCAATACGGTTCTTGATTCGTAGCTTTTCTAAAATCGTTCTGCTCTTTGGCCATACCGGTATATTGAGCAATATCATGCTGATACATAACCTTACCCTGCACAACCGGACTAAAATAAGCCAAGGCGGCGATGATGAAAAATACGACAACAAAAAAATTGATGAAAAAGAATTTTAAGCCTTGCTTCATTTGCTAAAAGTAGTGTTTAAGCAAAGATAACTAGTCTAGCTCTTCAAAATCAATGTATTCACCTACTTTTTCTGAATCCTTCTTTTTTCTAGTGGTTTTTTTATTGATAATTACACTCTCATCTTCTTGTTCATTAAATGGACGTTGATTATCAAAAGCTTGTCTGAAATGAGATTCAGTTTTCTTTGCTGCGTAATTCAAAATTTTTGGCGCAAATAACCTTGCTAATATTTTTAGAAGGTAATAGACCAAAAGAATAATTAATATAGTTTTTAAAAAAGCCATTTATTACTGCTTATATATATCAAAAATACAATTATCACGTTGTATATGTAGAATCATATTATTAAAATATATATAAAATCGTGTTCATGAATAGTCTTTTTGCCTACTCTAAATCATATCAATACGTATTCGCTTTATTATTTCTAATACCGTTAATAGGTATTTCTCAATATACAGATGTAATAAATTCTAATAGACCTGGAGTTTCTGTGAGCGCTTACGCGGTTGGCAAAAATGTGGTACAGGCAGAAATGGGATTATTCTATGAACAAAGAGACCACACCATTCTAAATACAGAATCGAATATTTGGGGAACCGATGTTTCATTACGATATGGTTTGTTATTAGAAAGATTAGAACTTAATTACGAAGGTACTTTTCAAGATCAAAAGATAACATTTTTGAATTTTGACCTAGAGGGCAAGCGAAGAGATTTTTCTAGAAATAGATTAGGTTTAAAATACTTGATCTATGACCCATTTAAAAATCCTGAAGCCAACAAACCCAACCTTTATAGCTGGAGAGCCAATCATAAATTTCAATTCAAGAATTTACTCCCCGCGGTTTCTTTATACGGTGGAGCAAATTTTGTTTTAGGCGATAATCCTTTTTACATAGGTGAACCAACCATTTCTTATCGTGGTATGATAGCTACCCAAAGTCGTTTGACTCCAAGGTTCGTATTAATTACCAACACCGCATATGACCGTATAAGCACAGATGACCCTGAGCTCAGCTATACCATATCATTATCCCATGCATTTAGAAACCCAAAATGGAGTGTTTTTGTAGAACACCAAGGCATTGATAGCGATCGGTACTCAGATGTATTGATACGTGGAGGTATTGCCCATTTATTAAAAGAAAACCTGCAGTTCGATTTTAATATGGGAGCTAGTCTAAAAAATACACCTACACGTATATTTTTTGGAATTGGCGGTTCTTACAGAATGGATTTCCATAAAGACAGTTTAAAACCAATTGAAGATCAAGAAGCGGATCAAAATGGTGGTGCCATTGACAAAAAAGCCATGAAAAAGAAAAAGAAGGATAAGAAAAATAAAGGTAGCGATGCAGAAGACGTAAACCTTGGGCCTTCTAAAAAACAGCTCAAAAAACTTAAGAAAGCGGAAAAGAAGAAAAAGAAAGAAAGTAGCGAGATCGACTTTTAACACTACATTCTACTCTTCAATATTTCATTACGCACCCCTTTATAATGTAGATTAATATCACTAATATTGGCACTTCTAAAGAAGTCCAATGATTACGATACATGAAGCCAAATCAAAGCAAGATTTAAAACGTTTTGTAACCTTTCCTTTTTCGTTATACAAAAACAACAAATATTGGGTACCCCCCATTATAAATGACGAACTTGAAAGTTTTGATAAAGAAAAAAATCCTGTTTTTAAAGATGCAGAGGCATGGTTCTTCCTTGCCATGGACGGTGATAAAATAGTTGGTCGTGTAGCCGCTATTGTCAATCACCTAGAAGTTGACCAACAAAATGTAAAAAAAATGCGTTTTGGTTGGTTCGATTTTATAGATGATCAAAATGTATCTAAAGCACTTTTAGACAAAGTAGCAGAAATTGGTAATCAGCACCAATTGGAATTTATGGAAGGTCCTGTAGGTTTTTCAAACTTAGATAAAGTTGGAGTACTTATAGAAGGGTTTGATCATATTGGCACCATGATAACTTGGTATAACCATCCTTATTACAAAGACCATTATGAGAGTCTTGGCTTTGTAAAGGAAAAGGAATACATGGAAAATAAATTTCCTGCAGGTAATGCAGATCCAGCACTCTTTACTAAATTGAACGACCTAGTTAAAAGAAGGTACGGTCTTAAAGAGGTTAATTTCACAAAGACTAAAGAGGTTATGCCCTTAGCAGATGAAATGTTTGATCTATTTAATGAAACCTATGCCAACCTTTCTTCTTTTGTTCCCATAACAGAAATACAAAAGGCTTATTTCAAAAAGAAATATATAAGCTTTATTAACCCAGAGTACATAAAATTCATTAAAGATAAAGAGGATAAACTCATCGCCTTTGCCATTGTAATGCCATCATTTTCAGAAGCACTGCAGAAAGCTAAAGGTAAGTTGTTTCCGTTTGGATTATACCACTTATTGAAGGCCAAGAAAAACAGTAAGGATGTTATATTCTATTTAATAGGAATACGACCAGAATACCAAAACAAAGGAGTTACTGCAGTAATTTTCAACGAGTACTACAAAACATTCAAAGAAAAAGGCATAGACATGTGCTACCGCACTCCAGAATTAGAGGAGAACATTGCTATAAAGCAAATGTGGAAACATTTTGACCCGGTAATCTATAAACGAAGAAGAACATATAGAAAATCACTTTCTTAAAACAAGAAAAAGGTCCGAAATCAAATTTGATTTCGGACCTTTTTATATACGACTGTTGTAGATTATTCTCCCATTGCAGCGGCAACTGCAGCAGATAATCTTTTATATGTACCATTCTGCAAGCGCTCTCTAATAGAAGAGAAAGCTTCCAATGTTTCTTCAACATCTTGTAAGGTGTGGGTAGCGGTAGGTATTAAACGTAAAAGTATAAGACCTTTAGGTATTACCGGATACACAACAATAGAACAGAAAATACCATGATTTTCACGTAAATCCTTCACTAAAGCCATTGCCTCTGGAATACTACCATTTAGATAAACAGGAGTAACACAACTAGTAGTTGTACCAATATCAAACCCTTTTTCTTTTAACCCGTTTTGTAACGCATTCACGTTTTCCCAAAGTTTAGCTTTCAGCTCTGGTTGGGTACGCAACATTTCTAAACGTTTTAGTGCTCCTTTCACATAAACCATTGGTAATGATTTAGCGAACATTTGCGAACGTAGGTTATATTTTAAATAATCGATAATTTCTTGATCGGCAGCAACAAATGCACCAATACTTGCCATTGACTTGGCAAAAGTGGCAAGATAAACATCAATACCGTCTTGCACACCTTGCTCTTGACCTGCACCTGCACCGGTTTCACCTAAAGTACCAAAGCCATGTGCATCATCTACCAATAACCTAAACTTGAATTTTTCTTTTAAGGCTACGATTTCCTTTAAGATACCTTGCTCACCACGCATACCAAAAACGCCTTCAGATATAACCAAGATACCTCCACCGGTTTGTTCGGCCAATTTGGTTGCACGTTCTAAATTCTTTTCAAGGCTCTCCGCATTATTGTGAACAAAGGTAAAACGCTTACCCATGTGTAAACGTACACCGTCAATTATACAAGCATGACAATCAACGTCATAAACTATAATATCATCTTTTGTAACAAGGGCGTCTATTACAGACATAAAACCTTGATACCCGAAATTCAGCAAGTAAGAAGCTTCCTTTTGAACGAAAGCAGCACATTCTTGCTCCAATTGCTCATGAAACTCTGTATGACCACTCATCATTCTTGCACCCATTGGGTATGCAGAACCATATTCAGCTGCAGCCTGACCATCAACCTTCTTAATCTCCGGAAGATTCGCTAAGCCTAAATAATCATTGATACTCCAGGTAATAACATCTTTACCTTGAAATTTCATTCTATTAGAAATAGGACCTTCCAATTTAGGGAAAACAAAGTATCCCTCTGCTTGTGAAGCCCATTTACCTAAAGGGCCTTTATTAGCTAAAATTCTATCAAATAAGTCTTTCATTGTTTAATTTGGATCTGTCTGCAAAAGTAAAAAATTTTGATAAAGATTCATAAATTATTTACTACGCAAAAAAGTGGGCTATAGACCCACTTTTTTATAAAATTATATCTATTTATTTTTTTACTTAACGTATTGTATTTCTTGCGTCTCCTCTACGGTATTCGTATTCAAGAAACCTTGATCTTCCATCCACTGATCACTATAAATTTTGCTCATGTATCTAGAACCATGATCAGGAAATATACAAACAACATTACTATTCTTGTCAAATGTATTTAATTCGTCCAATTGCTTAATGGCCTGCATTACCGCCCCACTGGTATACCCAACAAAAATACCTTCTGTTCTTGATATTTCTCTAGCAGTGTGCGCACTTTCTGCATCCGTAACCTTTACAAATTCATCAATAGTACTAAAATCAGTAGCACCAGGAATTAAATTTTTACCTAGACCTTCTATTCTATAAGGATAGATTTCATTGGTATCCAATTCTCCTGTTTCATGATACTTTTTTAATACCGATCCATAAGCATCAACACCAATAACTTTAATATTGGGGTTTTGCTCCTTTAAAAAACGAGCCGTTCCTGATATTGTACCACCTGTACCACTACATGCGATCAAGTGCGTAATTTGCCCACCTGTTTGCTCCCAGATCTCTGGACCTGTAGATTTATAATGGGCTTCCATATTCAGTTGATTGAAATACTGATTGATGTATATAGAACCTTTTGTTTCTTTATGCAACCTTTTAGCAACTTCATAATATGACCTTGGATCATCTGCACTTACATGTGCGGGACAAACATATACCTTGGCACCCATAGAGCGCAACATATCTATCTTGTCCGGTGATGACTTGGAACTAACCGCTAGTATACAGTCATATCCTTTAATGATACTTGCCATTGCAATACTAAAGCCAGTGTTTCCTGAAGTTGTTTCTATTACAGTACTACCTTCGGTTAGAATACCTGCCTTTTCAGCCTGCTCTATAATATGAATCGCAATTCTATCCTTAGAAGAGTGACCCGGATTAAAAGCTTCTACCTTTGCGTAAAAGTTACCGGTAAGATTTTCTGCAATTCTATTTAACTTAACTAAAGGTGTATTACCTACTAGTTCTAAAATATTGTTGTAAGCCCTGATCTCATTTTTCATAAGGGGGATATCAATGTTTAGTTATTTTATAAAAAAGAAATTTCTTGAAATTTCTGACGCAAAGCTACCATTTTTTTTCCACTATGTGATTTTCCCTTCCAAATCAAGAAGAAATGCATATTCTTTGGCAACTTCTCTTAACGACTCAAATCTACCAGAAGCACCACCATGACCAGCATCCATGTTAGTATTTAATAGTAGTTGATTATCATCTTTCTTCAACTCCCTTAACTTGGCAACCCATTTGGCCGGCTCAAAATACTGCACTTGAGAATCGTGCAGACCAGTAGTGACCAACATGTT
Encoded proteins:
- a CDS encoding PLP-dependent cysteine synthase family protein, whose amino-acid sequence is MKNEIRAYNNILELVGNTPLVKLNRIAENLTGNFYAKVEAFNPGHSSKDRIAIHIIEQAEKAGILTEGSTVIETTSGNTGFSIAMASIIKGYDCILAVSSKSSPDKIDMLRSMGAKVYVCPAHVSADDPRSYYEVAKRLHKETKGSIYINQYFNQLNMEAHYKSTGPEIWEQTGGQITHLIACSGTGGTISGTARFLKEQNPNIKVIGVDAYGSVLKKYHETGELDTNEIYPYRIEGLGKNLIPGATDFSTIDEFVKVTDAESAHTAREISRTEGIFVGYTSGAVMQAIKQLDELNTFDKNSNVVCIFPDHGSRYMSKIYSDQWMEDQGFLNTNTVEETQEIQYVK
- a CDS encoding YfhO family protein — encoded protein: MKQGLKFFFINFFVVVFFIIAALAYFSPVVQGKVMYQHDIAQYTGMAKEQNDFRKATNQEPYWTNSAFGGMPTYQLGANYPHNYIKKLDRLIRFLPRPADYLFLYFIGFYILLCCLKVDFKLAVIGALAFGFSTYLIIILGAGHNAKAHAMAYLPMLLGGIVLVFRKKYLWGFVLTALAMALEITANHYQMTYYFMLLVLVLGVVYLIYAIKDKKLKHFFTSVGILLIAVTLGIAANATGLMATKEYADWSTRGKSELTINPDGSPKEDTGGLSKAYITNWSYGIAESLNLFVPRLFGGASQENLGENSKSYNYLIDKGLARSSALDFVSGLPLYWGEQPGTSGPAYLGAVIFFLFVLGLFLVKGKHKWWLLFGSLLSLILSWGKNFSVLTDFMIDYFPLYDKFRAVSSIQVILELCVPVLAILALKKLFKDKVPHADKIKSLTLATATILGLGVVLFLFKGAFHFVGAADDNLRMTGLEELPEMLRLDRKSVYTSDLLRSLGFALATALLIWLYLKEKLKMNFLIIAVGVLVVVDLVGVDLRYVNNDNFVSKRKMLEPFQETTADKIIAKDDGVFRVFDQTDGFDSAKTAYFHQSITGYHAAKPAGMQDLFNFHVYNGNLSVLNMMNIKYVVRQDQEGNTFPIENPNANGNAWFISKLNAVNNANEEIMALDSLDTKNIAVYNATSFTDVKPMEYQVDSTASIELIDYEPNHLVYNSKNSNEGVAVFSEMYYKNGWNVYIDGKQSDYFKVDYVLRALSVPSGEHKIEFKFEPEVVATGSKITLASTILLGLVIVGGLGFSFWRSKKEEEA
- a CDS encoding DUF4834 family protein, whose product is MAFLKTILIILLVYYLLKILARLFAPKILNYAAKKTESHFRQAFDNQRPFNEQEDESVIINKKTTRKKKDSEKVGEYIDFEELD
- a CDS encoding aminotransferase class I/II-fold pyridoxal phosphate-dependent enzyme → MKDLFDRILANKGPLGKWASQAEGYFVFPKLEGPISNRMKFQGKDVITWSINDYLGLANLPEIKKVDGQAAAEYGSAYPMGARMMSGHTEFHEQLEQECAAFVQKEASYLLNFGYQGFMSVIDALVTKDDIIVYDVDCHACIIDGVRLHMGKRFTFVHNNAESLEKNLERATKLAEQTGGGILVISEGVFGMRGEQGILKEIVALKEKFKFRLLVDDAHGFGTLGETGAGAGQEQGVQDGIDVYLATFAKSMASIGAFVAADQEIIDYLKYNLRSQMFAKSLPMVYVKGALKRLEMLRTQPELKAKLWENVNALQNGLKEKGFDIGTTTSCVTPVYLNGSIPEAMALVKDLRENHGIFCSIVVYPVIPKGLILLRLIPTATHTLQDVEETLEAFSSIRERLQNGTYKRLSAAVAAAMGE
- a CDS encoding transporter, with product MNSLFAYSKSYQYVFALLFLIPLIGISQYTDVINSNRPGVSVSAYAVGKNVVQAEMGLFYEQRDHTILNTESNIWGTDVSLRYGLLLERLELNYEGTFQDQKITFLNFDLEGKRRDFSRNRLGLKYLIYDPFKNPEANKPNLYSWRANHKFQFKNLLPAVSLYGGANFVLGDNPFYIGEPTISYRGMIATQSRLTPRFVLITNTAYDRISTDDPELSYTISLSHAFRNPKWSVFVEHQGIDSDRYSDVLIRGGIAHLLKENLQFDFNMGASLKNTPTRIFFGIGGSYRMDFHKDSLKPIEDQEADQNGGAIDKKAMKKKKKDKKNKGSDAEDVNLGPSKKQLKKLKKAEKKKKKESSEIDF